In bacterium, the following proteins share a genomic window:
- a CDS encoding AAA family ATPase, translated as MAYVIAISGKGGVGKTTITSLIIKYLLSLKKGSILAVDADPSFNLHFLLGMDAPKTLGQLRESAKKDKPNSMDLFSFLEYGINMAISEGKIDLLAMGRKEGKGCYCSVNNALREKLKTVTKSYDYIVIDNEAGIEHISRQTDAFVDIMFIVIDPSKRSLITAQTIISLIKELENDVGKVYLIGNKMNEIPNWVKTDIPFLGAIPLDPMLQKYEDENLSFLSLPETSIAYQELSKCFRQNWETSIISNYSPCKESRSIEKN; from the coding sequence ATGGCTTATGTAATTGCTATATCTGGAAAGGGAGGCGTTGGAAAGACAACAATAACAAGTCTCATAATCAAATACCTCCTTTCTTTAAAAAAAGGTTCTATTCTTGCTGTTGATGCTGACCCTTCCTTTAATCTACACTTTCTTTTAGGAATGGATGCTCCTAAAACCCTTGGTCAATTAAGGGAATCTGCGAAAAAAGACAAACCCAATTCAATGGATTTGTTTTCCTTCCTTGAATATGGGATAAATATGGCAATATCTGAGGGAAAAATTGACCTTTTGGCTATGGGAAGAAAAGAAGGGAAGGGATGCTATTGCTCTGTTAATAATGCCTTGAGGGAAAAATTAAAGACAGTTACAAAATCTTATGATTATATTGTCATAGATAATGAGGCAGGGATTGAGCATATAAGCAGACAGACAGATGCATTCGTTGATATTATGTTTATTGTTATTGACCCCTCAAAAAGGAGCCTCATTACAGCCCAAACCATAATATCCCTTATAAAAGAGCTTGAAAATGATGTAGGAAAAGTTTATTTAATTGGAAATAAAATGAATGAGATACCCAATTGGGTTAAAACAGACATTCCCTTTTTGGGTGCTATTCCACTTGATCCAATGCTCCAAAAATACGAGGATGAAAACCTTTCCTTCCTTTCTCTCCCAGAAACATCTATAGCATATCAGGAATTAAGTAAGTGTTTTAGGCAAAATTGGGAAACCTCCATAATTAGTAACTATTCACCCTGTAAGGAAAGCAGGTCAATAGAGAAAAACTGA
- the cimA gene encoding citramalate synthase translates to MKIELYDTTLRDGCQMDGISFSLQDKIAIARIMDNLEISYIEGGWPSSNPKDELFFKEIKKERLKSSKIVAFGSTAHPKYKPDEDLNLQGLIDAKTEIITIFGKTSPFHIKNVLRVSLDRNLEIVEGSIKFLRKKGKRVFFDCEHFFDGYKDNPKYAKRVIEVAINGGCEIAILCDTNGGSYPEEIEKIIKELKTNFPLGIHTHNDRELAVANSISAVMAGCRQVQGTMNGYGERCGNANLITLIPNLYKLGILTIKEEKLKSLTETSRIISEIANIAHSPHQPYVGQSAFAHKAGVHSSAVMKHPETYEHINPELVGNTRKMIVSELAGTSSIIHKASEYQISFSKEETKKVLKIVKEMENQGYQFEAADGSFELLIDKALGLYKPSFNIKEYGVIVENEGGRLTSKATVKIEVEGKEEYTVAEGDGPVNALDKAIRKALYPFYPELLGVHLTDYKVRVLDTKEGTAAKVRVLIESSDKKGSWGTVGVSENIIDASCHALIDAIEYALLKRKEAYIANTNKTNQAEKGSLAGVKKSRLIINNT, encoded by the coding sequence ATGAAAATAGAGCTTTATGATACAACCTTAAGGGATGGTTGCCAAATGGATGGAATATCATTTTCCCTTCAAGATAAAATTGCCATAGCAAGAATCATGGATAACCTTGAAATTTCTTATATTGAGGGAGGATGGCCATCTTCAAATCCTAAAGATGAATTGTTTTTTAAGGAAATAAAAAAAGAAAGGCTAAAATCTTCAAAGATTGTTGCCTTTGGTTCAACAGCACATCCAAAATATAAACCAGATGAAGATTTAAATTTACAAGGTTTAATTGATGCAAAGACAGAAATTATAACAATCTTTGGAAAAACCTCTCCTTTCCATATAAAAAATGTTTTGAGGGTATCCCTTGATAGAAATCTTGAAATTGTTGAGGGCTCTATAAAATTTTTAAGAAAAAAAGGAAAAAGGGTATTCTTTGATTGCGAGCATTTCTTTGATGGCTATAAGGATAATCCAAAATATGCAAAAAGGGTTATAGAGGTAGCAATAAATGGCGGTTGTGAAATTGCTATTCTCTGTGATACAAATGGCGGTTCATATCCTGAAGAAATAGAAAAAATTATCAAGGAATTAAAAACAAATTTTCCCTTGGGCATCCATACACACAATGATAGAGAGCTTGCTGTAGCAAATAGCATTTCTGCTGTAATGGCTGGATGTAGACAGGTTCAAGGAACAATGAATGGATATGGAGAAAGGTGTGGGAATGCAAATCTTATAACACTAATTCCAAACCTCTATAAACTTGGGATTTTAACAATAAAGGAGGAGAAATTAAAAAGCCTTACAGAGACATCCAGGATTATCTCTGAGATAGCAAATATTGCTCACAGTCCACATCAGCCATATGTTGGTCAATCTGCATTTGCTCACAAGGCTGGCGTCCATAGTAGCGCTGTGATGAAGCACCCAGAGACTTATGAGCATATAAACCCAGAGCTTGTTGGAAATACAAGGAAGATGATTGTTTCAGAGCTTGCAGGAACAAGCTCTATAATCCATAAGGCATCTGAATACCAGATTAGCTTTTCAAAAGAAGAGACAAAGAAGGTTTTAAAGATTGTAAAGGAGATGGAGAATCAGGGCTATCAATTTGAGGCAGCAGATGGCTCTTTTGAGTTATTGATAGATAAGGCATTAGGTTTATATAAACCATCCTTTAATATAAAGGAATACGGCGTTATTGTTGAAAATGAAGGAGGAAGGCTTACATCAAAGGCAACCGTAAAAATTGAGGTAGAAGGAAAGGAGGAATATACAGTGGCAGAGGGAGATGGTCCTGTAAATGCCCTTGACAAGGCAATAAGAAAGGCTTTGTATCCATTCTATCCAGAGCTTTTGGGTGTCCATCTTACAGATTATAAGGTTAGGGTCCTTGACACAAAGGAGGGGACAGCGGCAAAGGTTCGGGTTCTTATAGAATCATCAGATAAAAAAGGTTCTTGGGGAACTGTCGGCGTCTCAGAAAACATCATTGATGCCTCCTGCCATGCCTTAATTGATGCCATAGAATATGCATTGTTAAAGAGAAAAGAAGCATACATTGCAAACACAAACAAAACTAATCAGGCTGAAAAAGGCAGTTTGGCAGGGGTTAAAAAATCCCGCTTGATTATTAACAATACCTGA
- a CDS encoding DUF3303 family protein, whose protein sequence is MLFVTTLNTLPGKTREALEVFLKYAKIPNTINIKESLFLFGKPELLLIFEADNERDAAEFIIQFQEVAETQTSLALPIEKV, encoded by the coding sequence ATGCTTTTTGTTACAACCTTAAATACCCTTCCAGGAAAAACAAGGGAAGCCCTTGAGGTATTCCTGAAATATGCAAAGATACCTAATACAATTAATATAAAAGAGAGCCTTTTTCTATTTGGAAAGCCAGAGCTTTTGTTAATCTTTGAAGCAGATAATGAAAGGGATGCAGCTGAATTTATAATACAATTTCAAGAGGTTGCAGAAACACAAACATCCCTTGCCCTTCCAATTGAAAAGGTATGA
- a CDS encoding DNA-binding protein: protein MLNCKLKILAKYYGSYYNFLIMKNPDKEILSKRLDIESKIFFFEYKENPNGKFLRIVEKSSGKRNSIVVPDSGLSEFINVLEVIKNSR, encoded by the coding sequence ATTCTAAATTGTAAATTAAAAATACTTGCTAAATATTATGGAAGTTATTATAATTTTTTAATAATGAAGAATCCAGATAAGGAAATCTTAAGCAAAAGACTTGACATTGAATCAAAGATATTCTTCTTTGAATATAAGGAGAATCCAAATGGAAAGTTTTTAAGGATTGTTGAGAAGTCATCAGGAAAAAGGAATTCTATTGTTGTTCCAGATTCAGGTCTTTCTGAATTTATCAATGTCCTTGAGGTAATAAAGAATTCAAGGTAA
- a CDS encoding DUF2723 domain-containing protein: MALFVFFFSLFVYLFTLTPSVGLHDSGDMTTASFILGICHPTGYPLYMISGHVFSSLIPIGSIAFRMNFLSSLSASLCVMFVYFIILDITGKKASAISSSLILAFVQRFWEQAVIAEKYTLNGLFFSLLTFLLIKRKWLLFSFLLGLSFAHHTQTMFLIPGSIFFIIMVLLRHKGKGTKAQRHKGTKKKTILPQLLILSKMALLFILPLLLWFYLPIRASCNPHLNWNMPKDIMGFKLHITGFGYTGLFSLPTFIKVLEHLKDRVSPLFLSQFTIIPLIFALAGLVLLFKKNIFFFFFCLLTIAFNIYMAIGYNIPNIEDYYIPSFIYIGIFAGFCFSALPKRLSLICLLIPLIPLITHFNFCNRRDYYIIYDHTLGLMDSLKKNPVSLYTMDYNIFPLWYLLHIEERRKDISPILYPYFHQDWALHSLLQDKPYLNMDKSFSRDKPLSELDAILKRRFETLVLNNSDTPIYLDFKGWIPEGFIHIPSGFVFRIAPLNSDIEKELDESIPNFRIRKIEKIKEGRMLGMILEYSKAYKERGSLYNILGRHNKALNEYLKAIALNQNDPLIYRDLGRTYIVLGKYNEGERALKNALSIKKDYADAYSDLSVIYLKMNKKEEAISLLKKALQIDPNHFEAKKNLSIILRK, translated from the coding sequence ATGGCTCTTTTTGTTTTCTTTTTTTCCCTTTTTGTCTATCTTTTTACCCTTACACCATCTGTTGGCCTCCACGATTCAGGGGATATGACAACAGCCTCTTTTATTCTTGGGATTTGTCATCCAACCGGCTATCCACTTTATATGATTTCAGGACATGTTTTTTCAAGCCTTATTCCCATTGGAAGCATTGCCTTTAGGATGAATTTTCTCTCCTCCCTCTCTGCTTCGCTATGTGTGATGTTTGTTTATTTTATTATATTAGATATAACAGGAAAGAAAGCTTCTGCTATTTCTTCCTCACTTATCCTTGCATTTGTTCAAAGATTCTGGGAACAAGCTGTTATCGCAGAAAAATATACCCTGAATGGCTTATTTTTCAGCCTTCTCACATTCCTTTTAATTAAAAGAAAATGGCTCTTGTTTAGCTTCCTTCTTGGTCTTTCTTTTGCTCATCATACACAAACAATGTTTCTTATTCCAGGAAGCATTTTCTTTATCATTATGGTATTATTAAGGCACAAAGGCAAAGGCACAAAGGCACAAAGGCACAAAGGCACAAAGAAAAAAACTATACTGCCTCAACTCCTCATCCTTTCAAAAATGGCTTTACTTTTTATCCTTCCCCTATTGCTTTGGTTTTACCTTCCTATAAGGGCATCTTGTAATCCTCATCTAAATTGGAATATGCCAAAGGACATAATGGGATTTAAGCTTCATATCACAGGCTTTGGATATACTGGGTTATTCTCCCTTCCTACATTTATAAAGGTATTGGAGCATTTAAAGGATAGGGTTTCTCCTTTGTTTCTTTCACAATTTACCATAATTCCCCTTATCTTTGCTCTGGCTGGTTTGGTTCTTCTTTTTAAAAAAAATATCTTTTTCTTTTTCTTTTGTCTCCTTACCATTGCCTTTAACATCTATATGGCAATTGGCTATAATATCCCAAATATTGAGGATTATTATATCCCATCCTTTATCTACATAGGCATATTTGCAGGGTTTTGTTTTTCAGCCCTTCCAAAAAGGCTTTCTCTAATATGCCTTCTCATTCCCTTAATTCCTTTAATTACCCATTTTAATTTTTGCAACAGGAGGGATTATTATATCATTTATGATCACACATTAGGCTTAATGGATTCTTTAAAGAAAAACCCTGTTTCCCTTTACACAATGGATTACAATATATTTCCATTATGGTATCTTCTTCATATTGAGGAAAGAAGAAAAGATATTTCACCAATTTTATACCCATATTTTCACCAGGATTGGGCATTACACAGCCTCCTTCAGGATAAGCCCTATCTCAATATGGATAAATCTTTTTCAAGGGATAAGCCATTATCCGAGCTTGATGCCATATTAAAGAGAAGGTTTGAAACCCTGGTTTTAAACAACTCGGATACGCCAATTTACCTTGATTTTAAAGGATGGATACCAGAAGGGTTTATCCATATTCCATCTGGTTTTGTATTCAGAATTGCACCCTTAAATTCCGATATTGAAAAGGAGCTTGACGAAAGCATTCCAAATTTTAGGATAAGAAAGATTGAAAAAATAAAGGAAGGAAGGATGTTGGGGATGATTTTAGAATATTCAAAGGCTTATAAGGAAAGGGGAAGCCTTTATAATATCCTTGGAAGGCATAATAAGGCTTTAAATGAATACCTTAAGGCAATAGCTCTAAACCAAAATGACCCCTTAATTTACAGAGACCTAGGAAGGACATATATTGTTTTAGGAAAATATAATGAGGGAGAGAGGGCTTTAAAGAATGCCTTGTCAATAAAGAAAGATTATGCTGATGCTTATTCTGACCTTTCTGTTATTTACCTTAAGATGAATAAAAAAGAGGAGGCAATTTCTTTATTAAAAAAGGCATTACAAATAGACCCAAACCATTTTGAAGCAAAGAAAAACCTTTCAATCATCTTAAGAAAATAA
- a CDS encoding tetratricopeptide repeat protein gives MILEYSKAYKERGSLYNILGRHNKALNEYLKAIALNQNDPLIYRDLGRTYIVLGKYNEGERALKNALSIKKDYADAYSDLSVIYLKMNKKEEAISLLKKALQIDPNHFEAKKNLSIILRK, from the coding sequence ATGATTTTAGAATATTCAAAGGCTTATAAGGAAAGGGGAAGCCTTTATAATATCCTTGGAAGGCATAATAAGGCTTTAAATGAATACCTTAAGGCAATAGCTCTAAACCAAAATGACCCCTTAATTTACAGAGACCTAGGAAGGACATATATTGTTTTAGGAAAATATAATGAGGGAGAGAGGGCTTTAAAGAATGCCTTGTCAATAAAGAAAGATTATGCTGATGCTTATTCTGACCTTTCTGTTATTTACCTTAAGATGAATAAAAAAGAGGAGGCAATTTCTTTATTAAAAAAGGCATTACAAATAGACCCAAACCATTTTGAAGCAAAGAAAAACCTTTCAATCATCTTAAGAAAATAA
- a CDS encoding PilT/PilU family type 4a pilus ATPase has product MNPEESIEELLGLMVEAKASDLFIKVGSPPVVRVAGRLVNLQSEKWKERRLTPQETESFAYSVMNEKQRKNFEEKMEQDLAYSASGLGRFRINIFRQRNSIAMALRLVPFNIPPFEDLNLPEVIRELAETERGIIIVTGVTGSGKSTTLASMVDHINKQRRCHIVTVEDPIEFLHRDALSIINQREVEMDTLSFNDALIHVVRQNPDVIMVGEMRDITSLQAALSAAETGHFVLTTMHTLDATQTLERIINFFPPYQHNQIRMQLVLCLKAIISLRLLPRCDIEGRVPGCEVLVVTPFIRKLIEENKISQIPSAIADGGFYGMQTFNQSLIGLYQRGMVSYDDALSASTNPEEFKLNIRGIYSGKDVIMEEYVPKEEEVSTKEEPSQKAPSSILRTKDQFSF; this is encoded by the coding sequence ATGAACCCAGAGGAATCTATAGAAGAGCTTTTAGGCCTTATGGTTGAGGCAAAGGCATCAGACCTTTTTATTAAGGTTGGAAGCCCTCCTGTGGTAAGGGTTGCGGGAAGGCTTGTTAACCTGCAATCTGAAAAATGGAAGGAAAGGAGGCTTACACCTCAAGAAACAGAGAGTTTTGCATACTCTGTGATGAATGAAAAGCAAAGAAAGAATTTTGAAGAGAAGATGGAGCAAGACCTTGCATATTCTGCCTCAGGATTGGGAAGATTTAGAATCAATATATTTAGACAGAGAAACTCAATAGCTATGGCTTTAAGGCTTGTTCCATTTAATATCCCACCATTTGAAGACTTAAATCTCCCTGAGGTGATAAGGGAGCTTGCTGAAACAGAAAGGGGAATAATCATTGTAACAGGTGTAACAGGCTCTGGAAAATCCACAACCCTTGCATCTATGGTAGACCATATAAACAAACAAAGAAGATGCCATATTGTGACTGTAGAAGACCCTATTGAATTTCTCCACAGGGATGCCCTTTCCATTATCAATCAAAGGGAGGTTGAAATGGATACCCTATCCTTTAATGATGCCTTAATACATGTTGTCAGACAGAATCCAGATGTAATAATGGTTGGCGAGATGAGGGATATAACAAGCCTTCAAGCTGCTTTATCTGCTGCTGAAACAGGACACTTTGTTCTTACAACAATGCATACTTTGGATGCAACCCAGACATTGGAGAGGATAATAAACTTCTTTCCACCATATCAGCATAACCAAATAAGGATGCAGCTTGTCTTATGCCTTAAGGCAATTATTTCCTTGCGTCTTCTTCCAAGGTGTGATATAGAGGGAAGGGTTCCTGGATGTGAGGTTTTGGTTGTTACGCCTTTTATTAGAAAGCTTATTGAGGAGAATAAAATCTCCCAAATCCCTTCTGCTATTGCTGATGGTGGATTTTATGGAATGCAGACATTTAATCAATCCTTAATAGGCCTTTATCAAAGGGGAATGGTAAGCTATGACGATGCCCTCTCTGCTTCAACAAATCCTGAGGAATTTAAGCTAAATATAAGGGGGATATACTCTGGAAAGGATGTTATTATGGAGGAATATGTGCCAAAAGAAGAGGAGGTTTCAACAAAAGAGGAGCCTTCCCAAAAAGCTCCCTCTTCTATTTTAAGAACAAAAGACCAATTTTCATTTTAA
- a CDS encoding glycosyltransferase family 4 protein translates to MNNYKVLRIITRLNIGGPSIHTILLSSGLSSDKFKTFLVVGKEGEDEGSMQDEAKKKNIDIIFIPELQREISPIKDIITFFKLIGIIRKVKPDIVHTHLSKAGMIGRFCAWLCGVPIIIHTFHGHTLHSYFGRLKTLFFIIIERFLAIISTRVITLTESQRDEILKFGIGNRDKVIVIPLGLPLDKFYSLSEKKGILRKELGISQEPLIGTIARLVPIKDISTFLEGARIVLEEIKDVFFVIAGDGYLRQGLEKKVKDLGLEKNIFFLGFRKDLDVIYADLTCFVLSSLNEGLPVAIIEAQTSGIPVVATNVGGVSTLVSSDCGILVPSKNPKALADGIKTILLDKEKAKIMGEKAKESSKKYTDKRLIGDIEKLYENLLS, encoded by the coding sequence GTGAATAATTACAAAGTTTTAAGGATAATTACCCGTCTTAACATTGGAGGTCCTTCTATCCATACAATATTATTAAGTAGCGGGCTTTCTTCTGATAAATTTAAGACATTCCTTGTAGTTGGGAAGGAGGGGGAAGATGAGGGAAGTATGCAAGACGAGGCAAAAAAGAAAAATATTGATATAATCTTTATTCCAGAGCTTCAGAGGGAGATTTCTCCAATAAAGGATATTATTACATTTTTTAAGCTTATTGGAATAATTAGAAAGGTAAAGCCAGATATTGTTCATACACATTTGAGCAAGGCAGGGATGATTGGAAGGTTTTGTGCATGGCTTTGTGGCGTTCCTATAATTATTCATACATTCCATGGACACACCCTACACTCATATTTTGGAAGGCTAAAAACCCTATTTTTTATTATCATTGAAAGGTTTCTTGCCATTATTTCAACAAGGGTAATTACATTAACAGAAAGCCAAAGGGATGAGATTTTGAAATTTGGCATAGGAAATAGGGATAAGGTTATAGTAATCCCTCTAGGCCTTCCCCTTGATAAATTTTATTCTCTTTCTGAAAAAAAAGGCATATTAAGGAAAGAGCTTGGGATTTCTCAAGAACCCCTTATTGGAACAATAGCAAGGCTTGTTCCTATAAAAGATATTTCAACATTTTTAGAAGGAGCAAGGATTGTTCTGGAAGAAATTAAGGATGTCTTTTTTGTCATTGCTGGTGATGGCTATCTTAGACAGGGATTAGAGAAAAAGGTTAAAGACTTGGGTTTAGAAAAAAATATTTTTTTTCTTGGGTTTAGAAAAGACCTTGATGTTATCTATGCAGACCTTACCTGCTTTGTTTTGTCCTCATTAAATGAAGGGCTTCCCGTTGCAATTATTGAGGCACAGACATCCGGAATTCCCGTTGTTGCAACAAATGTTGGAGGTGTCTCAACCCTTGTATCTTCCGATTGTGGCATTCTTGTTCCTTCAAAGAACCCTAAAGCATTGGCAGATGGTATAAAGACTATTCTTTTAGACAAAGAAAAGGCAAAGATTATGGGAGAAAAGGCAAAGGAATCTTCAAAAAAATATACAGACAAAAGGTTGATAGGTGATATAGAAAAGCTTTATGAAAATTTACTTTCTTAA
- a CDS encoding glycyl-radical enzyme activating protein: MIKLNKPLIVDIKRNSYEDGPGIRTTIFFKGCPLSCIWCHNPECQSMDAEIGFFQKRCISCFECERVCKNNAITRDASRVIRSKCNLCFSCVDACPGKAIQRIGRYYEIDELLEIILRDEVFYKTSNGGITLSGGEPTLFPEYINPLLIRLKEKNIHIAIQTSGFFEYSIFKKKIFPYLNLCLFDVKVINPDLHKKYTGRDNKKILENLMLLSKENITLIARTPIIPGFTDGENILAIKGFLSSLSIKDYVLLPYNPLGVFKNILKINYSQHTKSS; encoded by the coding sequence TTGATTAAATTGAACAAACCCCTTATTGTTGATATAAAAAGGAATTCTTATGAAGATGGGCCTGGTATAAGGACAACAATATTTTTCAAGGGATGCCCACTTTCCTGTATATGGTGTCATAACCCAGAATGTCAATCAATGGATGCAGAAATTGGATTTTTTCAAAAAAGGTGTATATCCTGCTTTGAGTGTGAAAGGGTTTGTAAAAATAATGCAATTACAAGGGATGCTTCAAGGGTCATAAGGAGCAAATGCAATCTCTGCTTTTCCTGCGTTGATGCCTGTCCAGGTAAGGCTATCCAACGGATTGGAAGATATTATGAAATTGATGAATTGCTAGAAATTATCTTAAGGGATGAGGTGTTCTATAAAACATCTAATGGCGGGATAACCCTATCTGGAGGTGAGCCAACATTATTTCCTGAATATATAAATCCCCTTTTGATAAGGCTTAAGGAGAAAAACATTCATATAGCTATTCAAACATCTGGTTTCTTTGAATATTCTATTTTTAAAAAGAAAATCTTTCCATATCTTAACTTATGTTTGTTTGATGTAAAGGTTATTAACCCAGATTTGCACAAAAAATATACAGGTCGTGATAACAAAAAAATCCTTGAAAACCTAATGCTCTTAAGCAAAGAAAATATCACCCTTATTGCGAGAACACCCATTATTCCAGGTTTTACAGATGGGGAAAATATCCTTGCAATCAAAGGCTTTCTTTCAAGCCTTTCTATAAAAGACTATGTCCTTCTTCCTTATAATCCATTAGGGGTCTTTAAAAATATACTAAAAATCAATTATAGTCAACACACTAAATCTTCATAG